A region from the Musa acuminata AAA Group cultivar baxijiao unplaced genomic scaffold, Cavendish_Baxijiao_AAA HiC_scaffold_1129, whole genome shotgun sequence genome encodes:
- the LOC135668522 gene encoding protein-tyrosine-phosphatase MKP1-like, which produces MDGEDPPSSSGTPRKTLLRSATWTSRSISNPNPNPNPQPSRPPKPGRLALPPPPPLAAWPCPASDDSGHWPATPSASSTPAAAASAAADDGDGDVSRVDDHVYLGGDSVARDRAALRRHGITHVLNCAGAACPDHFRGELAYRTLWLRDSPAEDLAPVLYDAFDFLERARAAPRGRALVHCRRGASRSAALVVAYLMWRRALPFDDALRAVRAVRPSVDPNLGFAAQLLRCQRRVHALPPTPGSAALRAYRMAPQSPYDPLYLVPKSVDLSSTDGAGILDSRGAFVVHVPSAIYVWLGHCCGPSMATAAATAALQVVRYERAEGPIITVNEGSEPAAFWAALTDEPLSAVPEEIVGNRRVELYDLDYDIFRRATARARAAPPLSKMWTGPETITPVKDSGWCRLRRKFASRDWKDIIKAVVERRSLREEDLRASNAVRSPGSFSVESSTTPSSSSADSASVLSTFSPNSSSSSDWNNLSPPRSELHRASQTELNTELQSSSSGNVKGKDLRSLAERRGGNAPSLFLVPSAGDTEGRLSSTDIVRDWCLSPPFISEVEEYQETFDLERRLSLGASDPDEEAEDETYCADEHNQLIHPVLFRWPDMDKVEDVHPGVLDSESIFLLLASESKLGSRKPMMKKIYVWLGRDSRNKVGRGNEEDGHIYLDRAGTEFFGRMGTPMDTPVQIIREGQEPEQFLNHIFSFHQATESSHS; this is translated from the coding sequence ATGGACGGCGAggatcctccctcctcctccggaACTCCCCGCAAGACCCTTCTCCGATCAGCCACCTGGACCTCCCGCTCGAtttccaaccctaaccctaaccccaaTCCCCAACCCAGCCGGCCGCCCAAACCCGGCCGCCTCGCGCTCCCTCCTCCCCCACCACTAGCCGCTTGGCCCTGCCCCGCCTCCGACGACTCCGGCCACTGGCCCGCCACGCCCTCCGCCTCCTCCACTCCTGCCGCTGCTGCCTCTGCTGCTGCggacgacggcgacggcgacgtcTCCCGCGTTGACGACCACGTCTATCTGGGTGGCGACTCGGTGGCACGTGACCGCGCGGCCCTCCGCCGCCACGGCATCACCCACGTGCTCAACTGCGCCGGCGCCGCCTGCCCCGACCACTTCCGCGGCGAGCTCGCCTACCGGACGCTGTGGCTCCGCGACTCTCCCGCTGAGGACCTCGCCCCGGTCCTCTACGATGCATTTGACTTCCTCGAGCGCGCCCGTGCCGCCCCACGAGGCCGCGCTCTCGTCCACTGCCGCCGCGGCGCCTCCCGCTCCGCGGCCCTTGTCGTCGCCTACCTCATGTGGCGCCGCGCCCTCCCCTTCGACGACGCCCTCCGAGCTGTCCGCGCCGTCCGCCCCTCCGTCGACCCCAACCTCGGCTTTGCCGCTCAGCTTCTCCGCTGCCAGCGCCGCGTCCACGCCCTCCCCCCGACCCCCGGCTCCGCCGCCCTCCGCGCCTACCGCATGGCCCCCCAGTCCCCCTATGATCCCCTCTACCTCGTCCCCAAGTCCGTCGACCTCAGCTCCACCGACGGCGCAGGCATCCTCGATTCCCGAGGCGCGTTCGTCGTCCACGTGCCCTCCGCCATTTACGTCTGGCTCGGCCACTGCTGCGGACCCTCCATGGCCACCGCTGCCGCCACCGCCGCGCTCCAGGTCGTCCGCTACGAGCGTGCCGAGGGTCCTATCATCACCGTCAACGAGGGTTCCGAGCCTGCAGCATTCTGGGCCGCCCTCACTGACGAGCCCCTATCCGCCGTTCCGGAAGAGATCGTTGGAAATAGGAGAGTGGAGCTTTATGATCTCGACTACGACATCTTCCGCAGGGCTACGGCGAGAGCTAGAGCGGCACCACCACTCTCGAAGATGTGGACAGGTCCCGAGACGATAACCCCTGTGAAGGATAGTGGTTGGTGCCGCTTGAGGCGCAAGTTCGCAAGCAGGGACTGGAAGGATATAATAAAGGCAGTGGTGGAGCGCAGGAGTCTTAGAGAGGAGGATCTGCGGGCAAGCAATGCAGTTCGATCTCCAGGGTCGTTCTCGGTTGAGTCGAGCACCACACCATCATCCTCGTCAGCTGATTCTGCTTCGGTTCTGTCTACCTTCTCACCAAACTCGTCATCTTCCTCAGATTGGAACAATTTGTCACCGCCAAGGTCGGAATTGCATAGGGCATCACAAACTGAGCTGAATACGGAGTTGCAATCTTCAAGTTCTGGAAATGTGAAGGGGAAGGATTTGAGATCATTAGCTGAACGCAGGGGTGGCAATGCTCCTTCTCTGTTTCTAGTGCCATCAGCCGGTGATACCGAAGGAAGGCTCTCTTCAACAGATATTGTGAGGGACTGGTGCCTGTCTCCTCCTTTTATTTCTGAAGTGGAAGAATACCAAGAAACATTTGATTTAGAGCGACGACTCTCATTAGGTGCTTCTGATCCGGACGAAGAAGCAGAAGATGAAACTTATTGTGCTGATGAGCATAACCAATTAATTCATCCGGTTCTTTTTAGGTGGCCAGATATGGATAAAGTGGAAGATGTTCACCCTGGTGTCCTCGACTCTGAATCAATATTCTTGTTGTTAGCATCAGAATCAAAATTGGGTTCAAGAAAACCAATGATGAAGAAAATATATGTGTGGTTAGGACGAGATAGTAGGAATAAAGTTGGTAGAGGGAATGAAGAAGATGGGCATATATATTTGGATAGGGCTGGCACTGAGTTTTTTGGTCGCATGGGTACTCCAATGGATACTCCTGTACAG